In a genomic window of Wyeomyia smithii strain HCP4-BCI-WySm-NY-G18 chromosome 1, ASM2978416v1, whole genome shotgun sequence:
- the LOC129718106 gene encoding malignant T-cell-amplified sequence 1 homolog gives MFKKFDEKESISGVQQLKSSVQKGIRNKLLEQFPHIETHIDQVLPKKDQFRIVKCHDHIEILVSSSGDQLFFRHREGSWMPTLRLFHRFPFFLPMQQVDKGAIRFVLSGANIMCPGLTSPGACMTPVDKGTVVAIMAEGKEHALAIGQTTLSTEDIAKVNKGVGVENCHYLNDGLWQMKPVK, from the exons ATGTTTAAAAA ATTCGACGAAAAAGAGAGCATCTCCGGTGTTCAACAGCTAAAGTCCTCAGTGCAGAAGGGCATCCGGAATAAACTGCTTGAGCAGTTTCCGCACATCGAGACCCACATTGACCAGGTGCTGCCGAAGAAGGACCAGTTTCGCATCGTAAAATG TCACGACCACATCGAGATCCTGGTGAGCAGTTCCGGCGACCAGCTGTTCTTTCGGCACCGGGAGGGCTCGTGGATGCCAACGTTGCGGCTGTTTCACAGGTTTCCCTTCTTCCTGCCGATGCAGCAGGTTGACAAGGGTGCCATCCGGTTCGTGCTGAGCGGAGCGAACATTATGTGCCCGGGGCTGACCTCACCGGGGGCCTGTATGACTCCGGTCGACAAAGGCACCGTGGTGGCGATTATGGCCGAGGGGAAAGAGCACGCACTGGCGATCGGACAGACGACACTTTCCACCGAAGATat tgCCAAAGTCAACAAGGGCGTGGGAGTGGAGAACTGTCACTACCTCAACGATGGTCTCTGGCAAATGAAACCGGTTAAGTAA
- the LOC129718107 gene encoding uncharacterized protein LOC129718107: MDILHPHMLSKQQLLAIFHQRHFHIPRLEELSRDELIELYSKHLLPLPRRGSRPNNQSSDVEMKDTSRPTSSSKTPSPNVRQRIVYSETASPPETVDNVSHGVKKIRLVSPANGVSLSTTQNQPSNGKRRLPEVSPSRGVNCAPSRPLQTSSKRQKITWP, encoded by the exons ATGGATATTCTTCATCCGCACATGCTTAGTAAGCAGCAGCTGTTGGCAATATTTCATCAG CGTCACTTCCACATTCCACGCCTGGAGGAATTAAGTCGTGATGAGTTAATCGAACTCTACAGTAAGCATCTGCTTCCGTTACCCCGAAGGGGTAGCCGTCCCAATAACCAATCGTCAGATGTAGAAATGAAAGACACTTCGCGTCCCACCAGCAGTTCAAAAACACCCTCGCCAAACGTCCGGCAGCGAATTGTATACTCGGAAACTGCAAGCCCACCGGAAACAGTGGACAACGTCAGTCACGGAGTGAAAAAGATTCGCCTAGTCTCCCCTGCTAATGGTGTTAGCCTGAGTACAACACAGAATCAACCAAGCAACGGTAAACGACGGCTGCCGGAAGTTAGTCCGAGTCGAGGGGTTAACTGCGCACCTAGCAGACCACTGCAGACTTCCAGCAAGCGACAGAAAATTACCTGGCCGTAG